The Natrinema sp. DC36 genome includes the window CTCGCGGTAGGCCTCCTCGTACTGTTCGTCCAGTTCCTGGCCGAGTTTCATCGCGGCCTCGAGGTCGTCGTCGATTCCCCGCCCGGAGTAGCGCTGGAGGAACTCGAGCGTGAGATCGTCCTTCCGGTCCTCGTTGGCGATGGGGACGTCTTCCCAGTTCTCGCCGATCCCCTCGCGGTCGCCGAAGCCGAAGGAGTCCTCGTAGGTCTCGACGAGCGCGCGGTGAAACGCCGAGAGGACGTTGGCGGCGTCTTCCGAGCGTGGGTCGTCGGCGTCGGCCAACTCATCCAGCGCCGAGTCGAAGGTCCGCTCGGAGCAGGTCCGGGTCGCGTGCTCGCGGGCGGCGTCCTCGACGTTGTGCGCCTCGTCGAAGACGGCGATCACGTCCTCGGGGTCGCGGCCCAACCACCGGAAGAACTGCTCGCGAATGGTCGAATCCAGCAGGTGGTGGTAGTTACAGACGACCAGATCGACGCCCTCGATCCCCTCTTTCAGCAGCTCGTAGCCGCAGAACTGCTGCCCTTCGGCGTGTTCGTAAATCTCGTCGGGCGTGCGAACGTCCTCGAAGAGCCAGCCGAAGAAGTCGTCCGTATCCTCGGTCAGGTTGTTCCGGTAGTAGTCACAGACGTTCTGGTCCTCGAGATCCTCGAGTCGCTCCTCGATGTCCTCGAGTTCGTCCATGACGGCGCTGCGGGCGTCGGCCGCCGACCCGTCGCCGTCCTGGCTCTCGGCGAGCAGTTCGCGCTGCCGGCGCTCGAGTTGCTCGCGGTCGCGTTCGGCGTCGACGACGGCGCGGGTGTTGTCCCGCAGGGCCTGACACTCCTCGTAGCCGACGTCGATGTGGCACATCGACGATTTTCCCTTGAAAACGACTGCTCGAATCTGCTCTTCGCGCGTGATCGCGCGGGCTTCGGCGACGAACTGGCGCATCTGCTGGTGGACGTTCGTCGTGATGACGACCGTCTTATCCTGCTCGCGGGCCACTTCGAGGGCCGGAACGAGCGACGAGAGGGTCTTGCCGGTCCCGCAGGCACCCTCGAAGAGGACGTTTTGCCCCCGCCCCAGGGTGTTGTGGATGCGGTCCATCGCCTCGCGCTGATTCTCGTACGGCCGATCGTACGGGAAAAAGCGCATGTACCCGGTCTCGGACACAGTACGTGATAGGTTCGCGCTGCGATAAAAGGATTCGTCTCGATTCGGTCGGCCCCTTTAAACTATTCTTGGCGACCGCGTGCAGCTCGCGCGACCACCGGCCGGCGAACGCGCGGTACAGGGACATGTGTCTCGAGTGCCTGCCTCCGGTATGGCGATTCCCGGATACGATGCCAGCAGCGTCAACGACTACACGCTCGACAGTGCGGGTGCCCGCGTCGCCGTCGTCGCGGGCGTCGTTCCCGACGAGTTCGACCTCGCGAAGAGCGGCCGCGAGCCGCCGGTGGACGCGCTTGCCGATCCCGTCGATCTCGTGGCGCTCGACGAACTGAAGGCGGTCGAAGCCGTCCGAATCGCGCTCGTCTACGACCCCTCGAGACTGCCACCCGGCGCGAGTCCGACCGACGTCGCGGTCGCCGTCGAAACGGCGGACGGGTGGGAGCCACTCGAGGCGACGGTGGACTTGGAGGAGACGACGGTGACGGCGGTGTTGAACGACCGGCCGCCGGGTTCGACGGTGGTGGCGGGCTACGACGATAGAGACGAGGCGAACGCTGAACCGACTGGATAGCGCGACCGGAAAAACGACGAGCGCTCGGGTTCCGGTCAGGTTTCGGGTTCGATGTAGACTTTCTGCACCTGACCGTCGTGATCCATCAGTGCGAGTTCGATCTCCGTGATGCGCTCGTTGATCGTCTCGGCGTCCAGATCGGGCTCGAACGCGACGTCGGCGGTGACGAGCAGTTCCTCGGCACCGAAGTAGACCGTCCGGAGGTCGACCAGTTCGGTCACGCCCTCCCAATCGGCGATGATCCGCCGGAGGTCATCCTCGGCGTCTTCCGAGAGGCTCTCGCCGATGATGAGTCGCTTGTTCTCCCAGGCCAGCGCGACGGCAAAGCCCATGAGCATGATCCCGATGACGAGCGCCGCGCCGGCGTCGTACATCGGATTGCCGGTGGCTCGAGCGAGGTAGATCCCGAAGAGGGCGATCCCCGCGCCGGCGAGCGCGATGGAGTCCTCGGTGAGCGCGGTCAGCGTCGTCACGTCGCTGGTCTTGCTGAACGCCTCGCGGAAGCTCGACCAGCCGTACTCGTCCATCTGGCGGCTCATTCCCTGATAAGCCTTCCAGAGCGCGTAGGACTCGAAGGCGATTGCCCCGATCAACACGGCGTAGTTGACGAAGATCGGGTCGATCTGCGTTCCGAGCAGCGTAACGTCCTCGCTGGCCCGGTGGACGCCGCCCTCCTGCAGCGCGCTGTAGCCGTGTCTGGCGCTCTCCCAGCCGGCGATACCGAAGAGCATGACGCTGACGAGCAGGCTGTAGAAGAACTGCGCTTTGCCGTGGCCGAACGGATGGGACCGATTGGCTTCCTGCGCGCCGTACTTGATTCCGACCAGCAGGAAGATCTGGTTGCCCGTGTCCGAGATCGAGTGATACGTCTCCGATAGCATCGCGGGACTCCCGGTCAACAGATATCCGCCGAACTTCAGAATCGCGATCGCGCCGTTCGCGAACAGTGCGGCGAGCACGACGGAGGTGCTACTGGCCATCGGCGACGACTACGGGAGGGTCCCCCAAAAGTGTAAGCCGTTCTAGAGCCGGTTGTTCCTCGCTACCACGTCCGGTGGCACCGTCTCTGCGCGCGATCGGGACGGTCCGATCGGTCGCATCCGAAAGGGACCTGTCAGCGGTGACCGAAGCACGGCCATGATCGCGATCCTCTCGGACACGCACAGCCGCCGCGGCCACGAACTCGAGGGCGAGGCCCTAATTGCGGCCCGCGAGGCCGATACCGTCATCCACGCCGGTGATTTTACGACCGAAACAGCCCTCGAGGCGTTCCAGAACGAGTGCGACCGGCTGTTCGCGGTTCACGGAAACGCCGACGAGCCGGCGGTGTGTGACCGACTGCCGACGGCCCGCGTCGTCGAGGCGGGCGGCGTTCGATTCGCCGTCACGCACCGACGGGACGGCGGCGAGACGGGGCTCGCCATGTTTGGTCGATCGAGGGGGGCCGACGTCGTCGTCTTCGGGCACAGCCACCGGCCGACGGTCGTCGAAACCGACGATCTCACCCTGTTGAACCCCGGTAGTCACGCCGATCCGCGCGGGAATCAGCCGGGGTTCGCTACCCTCGAGGAGCGCGATGACGGCGGCCTCGAGGGCTCGATTCGGGACCCGGACGGGACGGTGCTCGAGTCGCTCGAGATCCGACCGGCGTGACTTCTCGTGGCGATATTTAAGGCAGTAGAGGCTCTCTCACCGGCATCGATTCGTCGGAGTCGTTTCGGGTTCGGTGACAGTAGACGTGTGA containing:
- a CDS encoding metallophosphoesterase, which encodes MIAILSDTHSRRGHELEGEALIAAREADTVIHAGDFTTETALEAFQNECDRLFAVHGNADEPAVCDRLPTARVVEAGGVRFAVTHRRDGGETGLAMFGRSRGADVVVFGHSHRPTVVETDDLTLLNPGSHADPRGNQPGFATLEERDDGGLEGSIRDPDGTVLESLEIRPA
- a CDS encoding ATP-dependent DNA helicase translates to MRFFPYDRPYENQREAMDRIHNTLGRGQNVLFEGACGTGKTLSSLVPALEVAREQDKTVVITTNVHQQMRQFVAEARAITREEQIRAVVFKGKSSMCHIDVGYEECQALRDNTRAVVDAERDREQLERRQRELLAESQDGDGSAADARSAVMDELEDIEERLEDLEDQNVCDYYRNNLTEDTDDFFGWLFEDVRTPDEIYEHAEGQQFCGYELLKEGIEGVDLVVCNYHHLLDSTIREQFFRWLGRDPEDVIAVFDEAHNVEDAAREHATRTCSERTFDSALDELADADDPRSEDAANVLSAFHRALVETYEDSFGFGDREGIGENWEDVPIANEDRKDDLTLEFLQRYSGRGIDDDLEAAMKLGQELDEQYEEAYREGETATRTECQTLGAAAFVSAWMSESSTQGLYPVVSVTRDAGTDEVYGRAELYSCLPRQVTGQLFDEIHATVLMSATLQPFDVTENVLGLEDAVTMAYGLQFPEKNRRTYAVETPPLFSSDRDDPAVQETVTETIHDAIRMTPGNTLAFFPNYGEAGRYADRLERRSDRTVYLDEPGESVEALRTQFVANDDGVLCTSLWGTLAEGVSFDGDDANTVLVVGVPYPHLDDRAEAVQEAYDVAFDGTDTGWRYAVEIPTVRKTRQALGRVIRSPEEVGVRALLDRRYSRSAKSDLGKYSVNGTFPHEEREELIDIGPDKLKFAMRNFYGDHEAYDGEPPAP
- a CDS encoding cation diffusion facilitator family transporter → MASSTSVVLAALFANGAIAILKFGGYLLTGSPAMLSETYHSISDTGNQIFLLVGIKYGAQEANRSHPFGHGKAQFFYSLLVSVMLFGIAGWESARHGYSALQEGGVHRASEDVTLLGTQIDPIFVNYAVLIGAIAFESYALWKAYQGMSRQMDEYGWSSFREAFSKTSDVTTLTALTEDSIALAGAGIALFGIYLARATGNPMYDAGAALVIGIMLMGFAVALAWENKRLIIGESLSEDAEDDLRRIIADWEGVTELVDLRTVYFGAEELLVTADVAFEPDLDAETINERITEIELALMDHDGQVQKVYIEPET